GTTTCATAGGTGCCTTTTGACTAACAAGCTTTTTGATGACAGTtgttgatagagaaagagatgTGATTAAGGCGAGCTCAAAGTATGTTAAAACTCGTGGATACAGATCAGAGGATGAAGTAATTTGTCTGCCTGCCCTACAAAATTCGCCTTAGACGCGCGTCGAGAAGGAGAATCAATTAAACgtagtaaaaaaaaactcagcaaACCCAATGGTTTAACTCCATATAAACCCACCACCAGATGGGATATTTTAAGCTCAAGAGTTTGAAAGGATTAACATTTAAACTTAGTAATTCAACAGATAAAGTAGATTTGAAAAGAGAAAAAGCAAAAGAAGACGAAGTGTAGCAGCTCTGATCTGATGCTATGTAATATCCAAATATTTTACACATGATATAAGAGCCTACTGACAAAGTCTTTCGTCGTGCACAGTGAGAGACCCAAAGAAAAAGCAAAAGACACCGAGAGTTATATTTGAGGAGGGATTTACTTTCTGGAAGCTAAGCTCTCATTTGTGGTCTTGTACATTTCATCGATCACACTCTGTCAAATGGGCAAGAGACTTTGTGTTAAACACTTAACTTCATTAGATTGTAATACCGCTTATATCGCATTATAGGTTTACCTGGTAGTGTTTCAGCAATTGAGGCCTCTTCTTTTTGTAAGTCGGAGTGAGAAGATCGCGTTCCATGTCAAACGGCACTGGGTCTAGATGAACCGCCTTAATGATCTCGAACCCCTTCATCTGCAATATCAACCACAACAACTTacaataaattagaaaaaaggAGATACAAAGAGTCATGAATCCATAACTGGGATGAAAATATAAGAGAAAGAATAACCTTTTTCTCTTTGCCCATTTTCACAAGTTCTCCGAGGATGAATTCCTTTGCCTTTGCGTTTTGACAGAGAGCGTTGTAGTCACCGCTCACACCGTTTTCTGCAGCCCATTTCTCAAGGATATGCTGGTTTGGATTGGCGACTGCGATTAGGAAGGATTCAAAGCTGTTCCCGTACACCCACACCTAATAAGTTTTGATGGAAAGATTGTGTGATTATTAGCAGATGAGAATCTTTCCCAAACCCCAAGTGAGATATTTTCTATATTCTTACAACAACTCGTTAGCTATACTTACGGAATCAACAGCTTGTACTTCACCATAGATGTTTTCCAAGTTCTCGACCGCAACATACTCTCCTTGTGAGAGTTTAAATATATTCTTCTTCCTGTCGATTATCTTCATGCTTCCATTTGGTTGCCATTCCCCAACATCACCTGATGTCACCGGATTACAAAAATTGATATTATAAATAGTTTCTTATAACTCGATGatgattttcttcttcattatttGAATagaggttaaggaaaagaaatacCTGTGTGCAGCCATCCATCAATAAGAACCTCTTTTGTGAGGTCTTCACGTTTGTAGTATCCAGAGAAAAGGGTCTTTCCACGAATGCAGATTTCACCACGTGGAGTACTTGCAAGAGCATCATATTCCATTTCGGGTACAGATTCAAGGCGTATATCCACGTTTGGCACTGGTGGTCCAACTGTCCCGAGCATGTCCAGTCGATCCGGCAGCGAGACGAAAGTTCCAGCACAGCTCTCGGTTAGACCTACAAAAGAACAATCATACAACAGGAAAGCAGTCAAATCACATTCTCTGTTAATATGGAATCAAATATACTGTAACACTCAATTTTGGGAATGGGTACCGTATCCTTGAAGAACATGACAGCAAGCCACCACTCTTAGAAATGACTCTACGTGACTAGCGAGAGGAGCAGCTCCCGATAGAATGATCCTCACATTGCCTCCGAGCCCTTGTTTAACCTAAGTGAGAAAACAATGGGATAAATTTGCTATAAAGTTTCATAACAAAGAGTGACTGATTCTCCGGATATTTTTCTAATGagtttagtttaataaaaaactttacTACCTTGCTGAATACAAGTTTGTCACATAATGGAGAGGCCTCTACATGAGACTGTCCTTTCTTCATATGTCCATATTTACTGATGATGTTTTGAATATGTTAGATTTAATAGCTTAAAGATTAGTGGAACAGATAAGCAAAGTTACGTCTGACTTACAAGGAAAATGCAGAATCAAACATGAACTTTTTGAAGAATCCACCAGCAGCAAGCTTCTGCTGAAGACCTGTTGAATATAATAGGTCGACGTATTAAAACACGGAAAGTTGTCAAAGAGAAGAAACTATGTAAATCAATGATATCAAATCCAAGTAACGGCTCGAAGAAAAATTAAGTTGTACATAATAATAAGAAACTAGACAACCACCAAAGAAGAAAGGCTGAAAGGtatcacaaatattcttgtcGAATTAATTATAGTATTTACATTCGATATATCTCATCACGGCTTGTAATAGTTTCATGCAAGAGTGTTAGGTCGTACAAATGTAGTTGTTTGAGATAAACAAATGATACAAGAGTACAATTCAATGAAGTGAGGAATTGAGCATAAGGCATTTCAAACATCTTACCTGAGTAAACTCTATCTAGGACACGAGGTACAGCGCAAAAAATAGTTGGTTTAAGCTCGCCAAGGTCTTCTATCAACAGCTTGACATCCTGTGGAGTTAACCCATAGAAGGTTAaagtaaattttcaaaacctGTTTACATAAGAAGCTTTGAGCTGCTGTACTGACCCCACGCCAAAAACCAATTGCAGCACCATGTTGGATAAAACACTCCTCGATAACTCGGTCAAAGATGTGGGCGAGAGGAAGGTAAGAAAGGTACACATCTTTCACAGTCAACTGTTGATTTGCAAAGCCAAAAAGAAAATCCATTAAAGCCAGAGCCATTGACA
The Brassica napus cultivar Da-Ae chromosome A1, Da-Ae, whole genome shotgun sequence DNA segment above includes these coding regions:
- the LOC106375990 gene encoding long chain acyl-CoA synthetase 4, giving the protein MTQQLEKFIFQVEEGREGSDGRPSVGPVYRSVFAKDGFPEPIEGMDSCWDVFRMSVEKYPNNPMLGRREIVDGKPGKYVWQTYQEVYDIVIKLGNSLRSCGVEEQAKCGIYGANSPEWIISMEACNAHGLYCVPLYDTLGAGAVEFIITHSEVSIVFVEEKKISELFKTCPKATEYMKTVVSFGGVTREQKEAAETFGLVIYAWDEFLKLGEGKQFDLPIKKKSDICTIMYTSGTTGDPKGVMISNESIVTLIAGVIRLLKSANEALTVKDVYLSYLPLAHIFDRVIEECFIQHGAAIGFWRGDVKLLIEDLGELKPTIFCAVPRVLDRVYSGLQQKLAAGGFFKKFMFDSAFSFKYGHMKKGQSHVEASPLCDKLVFSKVKQGLGGNVRIILSGAAPLASHVESFLRVVACCHVLQGYGLTESCAGTFVSLPDRLDMLGTVGPPVPNVDIRLESVPEMEYDALASTPRGEICIRGKTLFSGYYKREDLTKEVLIDGWLHTGDVGEWQPNGSMKIIDRKKNIFKLSQGEYVAVENLENIYGEVQAVDSVWVYGNSFESFLIAVANPNQHILEKWAAENGVSGDYNALCQNAKAKEFILGELVKMGKEKKMKGFEIIKAVHLDPVPFDMERDLLTPTYKKKRPQLLKHYQSVIDEMYKTTNESLASRK